A part of Olleya sp. Bg11-27 genomic DNA contains:
- a CDS encoding cellulase family glycosylhydrolase, with translation MKKKQPLFKKLMYLPLLLTLFSLNVIAQSPVERHGRLQVNGNRILNASGEITSLAGNSLFWSNAGDTSDYYNAETIDFLVENWNSSLIRIAMGVKENWDGGTGYIDSPQAQETKIRKVIDAAIANGIYVIIDWHTHEAELYTDEAVAFFTRMANLYGDTPNVMYEIYNEPINQSWPVIKNYAEQVIAGIRSKDPDNLIIVGTSNYSQEVDVASRNPIIDNNVAYTLHFYAAYRPHDNLRNVAQTALDNNVALFVTEWGTILNTGQGAPDLQNTTTWMSFLKDKGISHANWSLSDKAFPETGSIVQAGQGISGLLNDQLTTSGQIVKNIIQNWDTPTTTGPTTSQCNTIECIRNAMETAQAGDEIIIASGTYNFEDKIKGAFNHNVYLYGSANGNSANPIILRGANAANPPVFNGLDYTDGYLISIEGDYWAIKDIAFTTGSKGIVLDNSNHSTLQNLIVHDIGEEAIHLRDGSSYNIVTSCNIYNTGRTQPGFGEGLYVGSDKAQHDTYQSACNDNTIENCVIGPNVTAEGVDIKEGTMNTIIRNCIFSAEGISGINSADAFINLKGAYGFVYGNTFNVDGSSVINTGIDFLDRGTGFNTGYRNAIFNNTFNLGNRASEISTARKKQGSPEQTHVWDNIRNPSSLDFPISDGTENVVTPSCPVWNIEPCIPVAGTNEAPTLSFQSPVNDITLVEGYNLQIEVIANDTDGTIDNVKLFIDNNLVRQINVTTYKWGHSESPNTEELNGLLEGTYIFKAVATDNEGASSETQFTLTVIAEQNPSESCNFNTPSQNGLENFNAKQFSNVYVLGTGGPSLSNLRTFTINWISEYNGLYQFSILTDNGIPDYYINLKPKITFQFQNANPELSISNSLIPNLDGDYWVTSDNGNFVMVSKTNNFTLYFSNDTTAPTCNMMRSTQRNETIKINDDSSINLKLFPNPAVDDHIFISAKNENLVSVKVYDLQGKLLLDQNEDSTLLKLNISKITSGTYVIIITGTKSKKHSLFVKK, from the coding sequence ATGAAAAAAAAACAACCACTTTTTAAAAAATTAATGTACCTCCCTTTGCTTCTAACGCTATTCTCTTTAAATGTAATAGCACAATCTCCAGTAGAAAGACATGGTAGATTACAAGTTAACGGAAATCGTATCCTTAATGCTTCTGGAGAAATTACAAGCCTCGCAGGAAACAGTCTCTTTTGGAGTAATGCCGGAGACACCTCCGACTATTATAATGCAGAAACCATAGATTTTCTTGTAGAAAACTGGAATAGTTCTCTTATTAGAATAGCCATGGGCGTAAAAGAAAACTGGGATGGTGGAACAGGCTATATTGATAGTCCTCAGGCACAAGAAACTAAAATCAGAAAAGTTATTGATGCTGCTATTGCTAATGGGATATATGTCATAATAGATTGGCATACTCACGAAGCAGAATTATACACCGATGAAGCTGTTGCCTTTTTTACTAGAATGGCAAACCTCTATGGAGATACACCTAATGTGATGTACGAAATTTATAACGAACCTATAAATCAAAGTTGGCCTGTCATTAAAAATTATGCAGAGCAAGTAATTGCAGGTATTCGTTCCAAAGATCCTGATAATTTAATAATTGTAGGGACTAGTAATTACTCTCAAGAAGTTGATGTCGCTTCAAGAAACCCAATCATTGATAATAACGTAGCGTATACCTTACATTTTTACGCGGCCTATAGACCACATGATAATTTAAGAAATGTAGCACAGACCGCTTTAGATAATAATGTTGCTTTATTTGTTACAGAATGGGGTACTATTTTAAACACTGGTCAAGGCGCACCAGACCTTCAAAACACGACGACATGGATGTCTTTTTTAAAAGATAAAGGTATCAGTCACGCTAATTGGTCTTTAAGCGACAAAGCTTTTCCAGAAACAGGATCGATTGTTCAAGCAGGGCAAGGTATATCAGGTTTACTTAACGATCAACTCACTACTTCAGGACAGATTGTAAAAAATATTATCCAAAACTGGGACACACCGACCACTACAGGTCCTACAACGTCACAATGTAACACTATAGAATGTATTAGAAATGCAATGGAAACAGCACAAGCTGGAGATGAAATTATAATTGCTTCAGGAACTTACAATTTTGAAGACAAAATAAAAGGTGCTTTTAATCATAATGTTTACCTCTATGGTAGTGCTAATGGAAACAGTGCAAACCCCATTATACTAAGAGGAGCTAACGCTGCAAACCCTCCTGTATTTAATGGATTAGATTACACCGATGGCTACCTTATAAGTATTGAAGGCGATTATTGGGCCATTAAAGACATAGCGTTTACAACAGGTTCTAAAGGTATTGTACTTGATAATTCTAATCATAGCACATTACAAAACCTAATTGTGCATGATATTGGAGAAGAAGCAATACACTTACGTGATGGTTCTAGTTATAATATAGTGACTAGTTGTAATATATACAACACCGGTAGAACTCAACCTGGTTTTGGTGAAGGTTTGTATGTAGGGTCGGATAAAGCACAACACGATACATACCAAAGCGCTTGTAACGATAATACTATTGAAAACTGTGTCATAGGACCTAATGTAACTGCAGAAGGCGTAGACATTAAAGAAGGTACAATGAATACCATTATAAGAAATTGCATCTTCTCTGCTGAAGGGATATCAGGAATAAATAGTGCGGATGCCTTTATTAATTTAAAAGGAGCCTATGGCTTTGTATACGGAAACACCTTTAATGTTGATGGTTCTAGTGTAATAAATACTGGAATAGATTTTTTAGACAGAGGTACTGGTTTTAATACAGGTTACAGAAATGCGATATTCAACAATACATTTAATCTTGGTAATAGAGCTTCAGAAATTTCAACCGCTCGTAAAAAGCAAGGATCTCCAGAACAAACACATGTTTGGGATAATATTAGAAACCCTAGTTCTCTAGATTTCCCAATAAGTGATGGTACAGAAAATGTTGTTACTCCATCTTGTCCCGTTTGGAATATAGAACCCTGTATCCCTGTTGCTGGCACCAATGAAGCCCCAACGCTAAGTTTTCAATCTCCTGTTAATGACATCACTTTAGTAGAAGGTTATAATTTACAAATTGAAGTTATAGCCAATGATACTGATGGCACTATCGACAATGTAAAACTATTTATAGATAACAATTTAGTTAGGCAAATAAATGTTACTACATATAAATGGGGACATTCTGAATCTCCAAACACAGAAGAACTTAATGGTCTTTTAGAAGGCACTTATATTTTTAAAGCTGTCGCAACAGATAATGAGGGCGCTTCCAGCGAAACGCAATTTACGTTAACAGTAATAGCGGAACAAAACCCGTCTGAATCTTGTAATTTTAATACCCCTTCGCAAAATGGCTTAGAAAATTTTAACGCTAAACAATTCTCTAACGTTTATGTATTAGGGACTGGCGGGCCTTCGTTAAGTAATTTAAGAACATTTACTATCAATTGGATTTCAGAATACAATGGGTTATATCAATTTTCAATACTCACAGATAATGGTATTCCAGATTATTACATAAATTTAAAACCTAAGATTACCTTCCAGTTTCAAAATGCAAATCCTGAACTGTCTATTAGTAATAGTTTAATTCCTAATTTAGATGGCGACTACTGGGTAACATCAGATAACGGTAATTTTGTTATGGTATCCAAAACTAATAATTTTACGTTATACTTTAGCAACGATACTACTGCTCCCACTTGCAATATGATGCGCAGCACCCAACGTAATGAAACCATTAAAATTAATGACGATTCGAGTATTAATCTTAAACTTTTTCCTAATCCTGCAGTAGACGACCATATTTTTATAAGTGCCAAAAATGAAAACCTTGTATCAGTTAAGGTTTATGATTTACAAGGCAAACTATTACTCGATCAAAATGAAGATAGTACATTGTTAAAATTAAATATATCTAAAATTACGTCAGGAACTTATGTTATAATAATTACAGGTACAAAATCTAAAAAACACTCCCTATTTGTGAAAAAATAG
- a CDS encoding T9SS type A sorting domain-containing protein: MYNVLGSKVSNGFTAHNNTINIQNLTNGSYMLKLDNKHTFKFIKK, encoded by the coding sequence ATATATAATGTATTAGGATCTAAAGTGTCTAACGGCTTTACTGCTCATAACAATACAATAAACATTCAAAACTTAACAAATGGTTCATACATGTTAAAGCTTGATAATAAACATACTTTTAAATTTATAAAAAAATAA
- a CDS encoding PorP/SprF family type IX secretion system membrane protein gives MNITKKTITLAIIIGFTYCLKAQQTPTFSEYNYNPFIINPAYAGLTENTEFTLSNTGFFNQFEGSPKSFSFSGHGSLNRNKIGIGAGITRDQIGVTTSTSFFAAYSYKIFFDFKSNRPYWQLYDAGVLSFGITAGLQQYQSNLTELGILDDPKFSQDINATIPTIGFSFLFNHASFYVGFSTPNVMGDSLASDSNLVLNSPYYGYFGYRIYNNRFEDFMIKPNILLKHEDGAPLQADFNVSLSFKNKLEIGTGYRTSNSINFLAGVYLFNNLRAIYTYNLASKNTTFGNTHGIILSLQLGDGYSKN, from the coding sequence ATGAATATTACAAAAAAAACAATCACACTTGCCATAATTATAGGGTTTACTTACTGTTTAAAAGCACAGCAAACCCCTACATTTTCCGAGTATAATTATAACCCCTTTATTATTAACCCAGCATACGCTGGGTTAACAGAAAATACAGAATTTACATTGAGCAATACTGGCTTTTTCAATCAATTTGAAGGTAGCCCGAAGAGTTTTTCATTTAGCGGACACGGTTCGCTAAATAGAAACAAAATAGGAATTGGTGCTGGTATCACACGAGATCAAATAGGCGTGACTACCTCTACCTCTTTTTTCGCTGCCTATTCTTATAAAATATTTTTCGATTTTAAAAGCAATAGACCGTATTGGCAATTGTATGATGCAGGGGTTTTATCTTTTGGTATCACCGCTGGATTACAGCAGTATCAAAGTAACTTAACTGAATTAGGAATCTTAGACGATCCTAAATTCTCACAAGATATAAACGCAACAATACCAACGATAGGTTTTAGTTTTCTATTTAATCACGCGTCATTTTATGTCGGGTTCTCTACACCAAATGTTATGGGAGACAGTCTAGCATCGGATAGTAATTTAGTATTAAACAGTCCGTATTACGGTTATTTTGGATACCGTATTTATAATAATCGTTTTGAAGACTTTATGATAAAGCCAAACATCTTACTAAAACACGAAGATGGTGCACCACTACAAGCCGATTTTAATGTTTCGCTTAGTTTTAAAAACAAGCTAGAAATAGGAACAGGCTACAGAACCAGCAATTCTATAAACTTTTTAGCAGGCGTCTATCTGTTTAATAACTTACGTGCGATATACACTTACAATCTAGCGAGTAAAAACACAACTTTTGGAAATACACATGGTATTATATTAAGTCTTCAACTTGGCGATGGCTACAGTAAAAATTAA